One stretch of Lucilia cuprina isolate Lc7/37 chromosome 6, ASM2204524v1, whole genome shotgun sequence DNA includes these proteins:
- the LOC111676046 gene encoding activated Cdc42 kinase-like, whose translation MSSCIEDIPIDQATISDTIDHQNCLIGSGELQKDQVNDPKVAQDCPQIDLYEFLTEAELQHYYNAVKDELKITNASQFKYATDEDLKSIGMSRPEIRRLRKFYEKYFPHGYLSKIKRLLHAPTSMVKKDEMTGSVTSATAASPSGSLSGTATGPASKTSSSPSKAPNNKHIIPADAISVNKQLGTGEFGIVQQGVWTNGSERIQVAIKCLCRERMQSNPMEFLKEAAIMHSIEHENIVRLYGVVLATDSLMLVTELAHLRSLLECLKDPGLRVSFLTVPTLCEFGLQICNGMRYLENKRLIHRDLAARNILVFSKNKVKISDFGLSRALGVGKDYYKTNFNVNLKLPIAWCAPECINYLRFTNASDVWAFGVCLWEMFSYGFQPWAALTGLQILEAIDAPNYQCFRSISSDMNTLATSSCDIRIPLFDKESSDFCFEKSREILTRPLQFGSRSSFTAPTPPPSLEYTDAISQSPRKDKKTLSENLMDIENTLKALNLDFMHTYTDVDKNDSDETILNDQFSSIVSSLDDEISSATGSLKSSTVYNYQNGKHTTTTTFDFNAATNHLDKHLQLMSGQVNKNSPNSVDKRSSTPDTGFASRDTISLSRRSSQKSSYSPQDSYFSPKDLNFPPSSLGGSAGCYANFKTDIFKYGDDMVSPFRSITTVHKTSNTSIYSPNQLRIDEANNDTYNGNQEQRQRSMSFTDNLNRDSAITEKRNGKLLQKPKQSEEVSQKTKAMSYKSRSARARTLRRLSYNPMPQVATSSSSTDDDSDHSMDRSMARSECDIRSRGSGSLYQRRRRAGFNRKLFAVSVKDDHDVEIQGERQSKIYGSNASIKSAPHYNYTRSSRSSAMAASSSQRPYKLNPYEETYPYEERIYDFGAAPPKTKPYNAQLIPKPPKTFQVSSIATNSGSGSSSASSAAASFTRSVVANSSVFQEFDVTRLTGRSPTSNVADVEHNNTASHLEFQWPEKIHASTVKQNEMLWRQQQQQIPEFNAHGNYRSSKDQPSSTLSSSTTDSDQFEYRMGYTTHLPPSPAIIGEEGREAYNSLIERKHTMDIDTTACLLRKQDSTQFPLKSSKTLPRRSCHLKNDSDEFISTIPMRSAGNEHDLVIPPIQNAPRPTTLPTRGAANRLRKAELGLVKDGGNAMDMNSNPTLNNRMGDNISPCESPSYVTSTSYKFPEQTTTSPNQEGEENSLPVLPPKEGKKHIQANPKRHVRKYPLIIPANGVQRTLNRVMGDEDKTSLLKTNTIANSNQRNLSTVKPFNINNNNNMAEYENTSKLQGESSKEERTYQNIGSDDTASLQFESILEADSNKDQVLQSPDVTDGFYNFSIQKDHYHKSKEVDFDAQKLASGLYVNEDELRNLDIDKSMAKLNKQNTDNKKSSESLDNKVPVTEEKPKELPKSTIEITEESFDQIPPSVVATTSAEFLAKTSTTAATKPLKADNELAGNALFKKVRESVEQAMTKTTDASDASLKRDLVKPPTEAELFSAAVNRLNDCNSVSCEDLLEFSDKKPKGHERGVDSDEVRIMMKVLGKDSFPERCLKSLEFIDWDVHKAIKIIKLQNILNDMNLDLPETVEYLLKYDWDLHTTARRLKSLKT comes from the exons ATGTCCTCATGTATTG aagATATTCCCATTGATCAAGCTACTATTTCAGATACAATTGATCACCAAAATTGCTTGATCGGAAGTGGAGAATTGCAAAAGGATCAAGTTAATGATCCGAAAGTTGCCCAAG atTGTCCCCAAATCGATTTGTATGAATTTCTAACGGAGGCCGAACTGCAACATTATTACAATGCTGTCAA AGATGAACTTAAGATAACGAATGCTTCACAATTCAAATATGCCACCGATGAAGATCTCAAAAGTATTGGTATGTCAAGACCGGAAATACGACGTTTACGtaaattctatgaaaaatatttccCTCATGGTTATTTGAGTAAAATAAAACGACTGCTGCATGCCCCCACCTCAATGGTGAAGAAAGATGAAATGACGGGTAGTGTAACAAGTGCAACAGCTGCCAGTCCTTCGGGCAGTTTAAGTGGTACAGCAACAGGTCCTGCTTCAAAGACTAGCAGTTCGCCCAGTAAAGCACCAAACAATAAACACATCATACCGGCCGATGCTATAAGTGTTAATAAACAATTGGGCACTGGAGAATTTGGTATAGTGCAACAGGGTGTGTGGACTAATGGTTCGGAAAGG ATACAAGTAGCCATAAAATGTCTTTGTCGCGAACGTATGCAATCGAATCCCatggaatttttaaaagaagCCGCCATTATGCATTCCATTGAACATGAAAACATAGTGCGTTTATATGGCGTAGTCTTGGCCACCGATTCCTTAATGTTGGTCACCGAATTGGCTCATTTACGTTCATTGCTGGAATGTTTAAAAGATCCTGGCTTGAGGGTTAGTTTTTTAACGGTGCCCACTCTGTGTGAATTTGGTTTACAAATTTGCAATGGCATGcgttatttggaaaataaaCGTTTAATACACAG AGATTTGGCAGCTcgtaatattttagtttttagcaagaataaagtaaaaatcTCAGATTTTGGTTTATCACGTGCTTTGGGTGTAGGCAAAGATTATTATAAGACCAATTTCAATGTAAATCTAAAATTGCCCATAGCCTGGTGTGCCCCAGAATGTATTAATTACTTGCGCTTCACCAATGCATCAGATGTTTGGGCTTTTGGAGTTTGTTTGTGGGAAATGTTCTCATATGGTTTTCAACCTTGGGCTGCTTTAACTGGCCTACAAATATTGGAAGCTATTGATGCTCCTAATTATCAG TGCTTTCGTTCCATATCGAGTGATATGAATACTTTAGCCACTTCATCTTGCGATATACGCATACCGCTATTCGATAAAGAAAGTtcagatttttgttttgaaaaatcgCGTGAAATACTTACGCGTCCCCTACAATTTGGCAGTCGTAGCTCATTTACGGCACCCACACCCCCACCCTCGCTTGAATACACAGATGCTATCAGTCAAAGTCCACGTAAAGATAAGAAGACTTTGTCCGAAAATCTCATGGAcatagaaaatactttaaaagctcttaatttagattttatgcACACCTACACGGATGTGGATAAAAACGACTCGGATGAGACCATTTTAAATGATCAATTCTCGAGTATTGTGTCATCGTTAGATGATGAAATTAGCAGTGCCACGGGTAGTTTAAAATCGTCTACTGTTTATAATTATCAAAATGGTAAACATACTACCACGACCACATTTGATTTTAATGCAGCCACCAATCATTTGGATAAACACTTACAATTGATGAGCGGTCAGGTGAATAAGAATTCACCTAATTCGGTAGATAAACGTTCAAGTACACCGGATACCGGTTTCGCTTCTAGAGATACTATTTCACTGTCAAGGCGCAGCAGCCAAAAGTCTAGCTATAGTCCCCAGGATAGTTATTTCAGTCCTAAGGATTTGAATTTTCCTCCCTCGTCTTTAGGTGGTAGTGCTGGTTGTTATGCTAATTTTAAgacagatatttttaaatatggtgATGATATGGTGTCACCTTTTAGGTCCATCACGACAGTACACAAAACAAGCAATACTAGCATTTATTCTCCCAATCAATTGAGAATCGATGAAGCAAACAATGATACGTACAATGGCAATCAGGAACAACGACAACGTTCCATGTCTTTTACCGACAATCTTAATCGTGATTCAGCAATAACAGAAAAAAGAAACGGTAAATTACTACAGAAACCCAAACAATCTGAGGAAGTTTCTCAAAAAACCAAAGCAATGTCATATAAGTCGCGTTCAGCCAGAGCGAGAACATTAAGACGCTTAAGTTACAATCCCATGCCTCAGGTTGCTACTAGTTCTTCTAGCACCGATGATGACAGTGATCATAGTATGGATCGTAGTATGGCTAGATCTGAATGTGATATACGTTCTCGCGGATCGGGTTCTTTGTATCAACGTCGTAGACGGGCGGGTTTTAATCGTAAACTATTTGCCGTCTCTGTAAAGGATGATCACGATGTGGAGATTCAGGGTGAAAGACAAAGTAAAATTTATGGTTCCAATGCTAGCATAAAATCGGCACCACATTACAATTATACCCGATCCTCTAGATCATCGGCTATGGCTGCCTCTTCTTCACAAAGACCATATAAACTTAACCCCTATGAAGAGACGTATCCATATGAAGAGAGAATTTATGACTTTGGGGCAGCACCACCCAAAACTAAACCATATAATGCACAACTAATACCAAAACCACCTAAAACTTTTCAAGTATCTTCTATAGCCACAAATTCGGGTTCAGGTTCATCGTCAGCCTCATCGGCGGCTGCCAGTTTTACACGTTCGGTAGTAGCAAACTCATCGGTATTTCAGGAGTTTGATGTAACACGTCTAACAGGACGTAGTCCTACTTCCAATGTAGCCGATGTCGAACATAATAATACTGCTTCACATTTAGAATTTCAATGGCCCGAAAAGATACATGCCTCCACGGTCAAACAAAATGAAATGCTGTGgcggcagcagcaacaacaaatacccGAATTTAATGCACACGGCAATTATAGATCTAGCAAAGATCAACCATCTTCCACTCTAAGCTCTTCCACTACCGATAGTGATCAATTTGAATATCGTATGGGTTATACCACCCATCTGCCGCCTAGTCCG GCCATTATCGGTGAAGAAGGACGCGAAGCTTATAATAGCTTAATCGAACGTAAACACACCATGGATATCGATACAACAGCTTGCCTGTTGAGAAAACAGGATTCGACACAGTTTCCTTTAAAATCGTCCAAGACATTGCCAAGACGTTCGTGTCATTTGAAAAATGATAGTGATGAATTTATATCCACTATACCGATGAGATCGGCAGGAAATGAACATGATTTGGTAATACCACCTATACAAAATGCACCACGACCTACTACCTTACCCACACGAGGCGCCGCCAATCGTTTGCGGAAAGCAGAATTGGGTTTGGTAAAAGATGGTGGTAATGCCATGGATATGAACAGCAATCCAACATTAAATAATCGTATGGGTGATAATATATCACCCTGTGAAAGTCCTAGTTATGTAACTAGTACTTCGTATAAATTTCCAGAACAAACCACAACTTCGCCAAACCAGGAAGGCGAGGAGAATTCTTTGCCAGTTTTGCCACCCAAAGAGGGTAAAAAACATATACAGGCCAATCCAAAACGTCATGTACGCAAATATCCTTTAATTATACCGGCAAATGGGGTGCAACGAACCCTGAATAGAGTCATGGGTGATGAAGATAAAACTTCATTacttaaaactaacacaatagCAAATTCTAATCAGCGCAACTTGTCTACAGTGAAACCTTTTAAtatcaacaataataataacatggCAGAATATGAAAATACTTCGAAACTTCAAGGCGAGTCGAGCAAAGAAGAAAGGACTTATCAGAATATAGGCTCCGATGATACAGCCTCTTTACAGTTTGAATCTATTTTGGAAGCGGATTCAAATAAAGATCAAGTTTTACAATCTCCCGATGTAACAGATGGTTTTTACAATTTCTCCATACAAAAGGATCACTATCACAAGAGTAAAGAAGTGGATTTTGATGCCCAAAAACTGGCAAGTGGTTTGTATGTGAACGAAGATGAATTAAGGAATTTAGATATTGACAAAAGTATGGCCAAACTTAATAAACAGAATACGGATAATAAAAAATCTAGTGAAAGTTTAGATAATAAAGTGCCAGTGACAGAAGAAAAACCTAAAGAATTACCTAAATCCACCATAGAAATTACCGAAGAAAGTTTTGATCAAATACCGCCCTCTGTAGTGGCAACAACGTCGGCAGAGTTTTTAGCTAAAACCTCGACAACAGCGGCAACGAAACCCTTAAAGGCGGATAATGAGCTTGCGGGCAATGCTCTCTTCAAGAAAGTACGAGAATCTGTAGAACAAGCCATGACTAAAACTACAGATG
- the LOC124420576 gene encoding activated Cdc42 kinase-like, protein MMKCWQDDPSKRPKFSEIYEMLPDMKPEQLKAVANCLEAKTKEHLVYRQNDIITVLDRNTGTPYWKGVLNTGKTGFFNPSNTVAYVEGLPTLNRDSFSRNANERCSKRKLRTEMISKPQNDFKHTGHVGIDGASFGDIAFLGTTQNYNHVPRQIVTPYKPSEDIEQTPLLLPPTPTSPDSLQTASGYFADDSGHNNSTMNPSFVPSTENTPKHFANNGQTGTTFEFPTHNTNPFTHKTIDDSTMALQNNNYGIDRGKDNLLWRHSSITNGSGATGGSGVTFEEPHEYHEISDDDEITPDKLDFGPSLLDEINSMFGSMSATASSSKNSESESHNATAKRSDFSDLTSKLIRKNSAGGNSSKKSKNSCGTVKQISVKDEKILNHAIEIANEISARSMCDLVSDPTPSTQSPKRKFSFRFPHLSGHGSSDKSHGSVMSAAGGTGGSTTHMNSLSPHSKKKNFTEELKSIPDLQVSSV, encoded by the exons ATGATGAAATGCTGGCAAGATGATCCTAGTAAACGaccaaaattttctgaaatctaTGAAATGTTGCCCGACATGAAGCCCGAACAACTCAAGGCAGTAGCCAACTGTTTGGAAGCGAAAACTAAAGAACATTTGGTTTATCGACAGAATGATATAATCACGGTATTGGATCGTAACACGGGCACACCATATTGGAAAGGAGTTTTAAATACGGGCAAAACAGGTTTTTTTAATCCATCAAATACAGTAGCATATGTCGAAGGTCTTCCAACTTTGAACAG aGATTCCTTTAGTCGTAATGCTAACGAACGTTGTAGCAAACGTAAATTAAGAACTGAAAtgatatcgaaacctcaaaatgattttaaacataCCGGCCATGTTGGCATAGACGGAGCTTCCTTTGGTGATATTGCATTTTTGGGTACAACACAAAAT taTAATCATGTGCCACGACAAATTGTTACCCCCTATAAACCTTCAGAAGATATTGAACAAACACCTCTACTCTTACCGCCCACCCCAACTAGTCCGGATTCGTTGCAAACCGCTAGTGGTTATTTTGCTGACGATTCTGGCCATAATAATTCCACAATGAATCCTTCTTTCGTACCCTCGACTGAAAATACACCAAAACATTTTGCCAATAATGGTCAAACCGGCACCACATTCGAATTTCCCACACACAATACAAATCCATTTACGCACAAAACGATCGATGACAGTACAATGGCTCTTCAAAACAACAACTATGGCATTGATAGAGGTAAAGATAATTTACTGTGGCGTCATTCGTCCATTACAAATGGTAGTGGCGCTACCGGAGGAAGCGGTGTTACATTTGAAGAACCTCATGAATATCATGAAATATCCGACGATGATGAAATTACTCCCGACAAGTTAGATTTTGGACCATCTCTGTTAGATGAAATTAATTCGATGTTTGGTTCCATGTCTGCTACAGCCTCATCGTCAAAAAACTCTGAATCTGAGTCGCATAATGCGACTGCTAAACGTTCGGATTTTTCCGACTTAACTTCGAAATTAATACGTAAGAACAGTGCAGGCGGTAACAgttcgaaaaaatcgaaaaattcttgTGGCACAGTTAAGCAAATTTCTGTAAAGGATGAAAAGATTCTCAATCATGCCATAGAAATAGCAAATGAAATAAGTGCTAG ATCCATGTGTGATTTGGTTTCTGATCCAACACCCTCGACTCAAAGTCCTAAACGTAAGTTTAGTTTTCGTTTTCCTCATTTAAGTGGTCATGGCAGTAGCGATAAATCTCATGGCAGTGTCATGTCCGCTGCCGGCGGCACTGGTGGCTCTACTACTCATATGAATTCATTATCTCCTCATTCGAAGAAGAAGAATTTTACGGAGGAACTTAAAAGCATACCAGACTTACAGGTAAGTTCAGTTTAA